In Panacibacter ginsenosidivorans, the following proteins share a genomic window:
- a CDS encoding mechanosensitive ion channel family protein codes for MMVFISNNKILYVRLSKLHQRYKYNVTISWHVFRISTVLNSPNMHFDINKFYSTAYNWILAFGPRLIAAIIFFVVAQWTIRILKRGMNKALFKKNISSSLKPFLVSLTAAILQVLTVLVVLQILNLRLTIFTAIVGGISVAAGLALSGTLQNFTSGVLILLLKPYRSGDTIVAQGYEGIVKSIQIFYTLINTYDNKTVVVPNSKLSNEVIVNLSRETTRRLDISLKLGFGIDFDKIKNVVNDTIKNFPGITSNPKPDLGIAEVLADGYRVELNVWVSSKDFHKLRNSLQEKLICDMKKAEIKLPGT; via the coding sequence ATGATGGTATTTATCAGCAACAATAAAATTTTATATGTAAGGCTTTCAAAACTTCATCAGCGTTATAAATATAATGTTACCATAAGCTGGCATGTTTTTAGAATTTCAACTGTATTAAATTCTCCAAACATGCATTTTGATATAAATAAGTTTTACAGTACAGCCTATAACTGGATTTTAGCCTTTGGTCCGCGGCTGATAGCGGCAATCATCTTTTTTGTTGTTGCACAATGGACAATAAGGATTTTAAAAAGAGGCATGAATAAAGCTCTTTTTAAAAAAAATATTAGCAGTTCTCTTAAGCCATTCCTTGTAAGTTTAACTGCTGCCATCTTACAGGTTCTTACCGTTCTAGTTGTTCTGCAAATACTGAATTTACGATTAACAATATTCACTGCTATCGTTGGTGGTATAAGTGTAGCAGCAGGTTTAGCTTTATCCGGCACACTCCAGAATTTCACCAGTGGCGTTTTAATTTTGTTGTTGAAACCTTATCGGTCCGGTGATACCATAGTTGCACAGGGATATGAGGGCATCGTTAAATCAATACAGATCTTTTACACTTTGATCAATACTTATGATAACAAAACGGTAGTAGTTCCAAATAGCAAATTATCAAACGAAGTAATTGTTAACCTTAGTCGTGAAACCACCAGAAGGCTTGATATATCTCTAAAGCTTGGTTTCGGAATTGATTTTGATAAAATAAAGAATGTGGTGAATGACACGATCAAAAATTTTCCGGGGATAACATCAAATCCAAAACCAGATCTGGGCATTGCCGAAGTGTTGGCTGATGGTTACAGAGTTGAACTAAATGTTTGGGTCAGTTCAAAAGACTTTCATAAACTAAGAAATAGCTTGCAGGAAAAGCTTATCTGCGATATGAAAAAAGCTGAAATAAAATTGCCCGGTACCTAA
- a CDS encoding Gfo/Idh/MocA family protein, whose product MHKKIGFAILGLGELTETQLLPAFEKCRYAEPVALVSDDTYKANELAEKYNLRKSCVYSYDNFDEIGKNPAVDVVYIVLPNVMHKDFTIRSAKAGKHVLCEKPMATNISDAKMMIDACKNANRKLMIAYRIQHEPHNRVIKEWIDNDVFGRVKVIECFNGEYIDDASQWRFKQSLAGGGALMDLGIYCINTIRFLTGNEPVWVAANMYSTPGDKRFKEVEETILFQMGFEDGIIASCAASYSLNYQRYRCFTNNTWFGMDPAFAYSDLKIEVSKTNDGKDSPLPVVKQENQFVLVMDHMAECILNDKSLATPGEEGLKDQYVIAAIYKSAKQKKVIFLNEITEDN is encoded by the coding sequence ATGCATAAAAAAATAGGTTTTGCAATTCTAGGATTAGGAGAGCTTACAGAAACGCAATTACTGCCGGCATTCGAAAAATGCAGGTATGCTGAACCTGTGGCATTGGTAAGTGATGATACTTACAAGGCAAATGAACTTGCTGAAAAATATAATCTCAGGAAATCCTGCGTGTATAGCTATGATAATTTTGATGAGATCGGAAAAAATCCAGCTGTTGATGTTGTATATATTGTTTTGCCAAATGTTATGCACAAAGATTTTACGATAAGATCAGCAAAGGCAGGCAAACACGTGCTGTGCGAAAAGCCTATGGCTACAAACATTTCAGATGCTAAAATGATGATCGATGCATGTAAAAATGCAAATCGAAAACTAATGATAGCGTATCGTATTCAGCATGAGCCGCATAACAGGGTTATAAAAGAATGGATAGACAATGATGTATTTGGCAGGGTTAAAGTGATTGAATGTTTTAACGGCGAATATATTGATGATGCATCTCAATGGCGTTTTAAGCAATCGCTTGCGGGTGGCGGAGCTCTTATGGATCTGGGAATTTATTGCATCAATACCATCCGTTTTTTAACCGGCAATGAACCTGTTTGGGTTGCTGCAAATATGTACAGCACACCAGGTGATAAAAGATTTAAAGAAGTGGAAGAAACAATTTTATTTCAGATGGGATTTGAGGACGGAATTATTGCATCATGCGCAGCCAGTTATAGTTTGAATTACCAGCGATACAGATGCTTTACCAATAATACCTGGTTTGGGATGGATCCTGCCTTTGCGTACAGCGATCTGAAGATCGAGGTATCTAAAACAAATGATGGAAAAGATTCTCCGCTGCCGGTTGTTAAACAGGAAAATCAATTTGTATTGGTGATGGATCACATGGCGGAATGTATTTTAAATGATAAAAGTTTAGCTACGCCTGGCGAGGAAGGATTAAAAGATCAATATGTAATTGCTGCCATTTACAAATCTGCAAAACAAAAAAAAGTGATATTTCTTAATGAAATAACAGAAGACAATTAA